The sequence TGTTCAGAGGCCATAGAAAGAAAGGGGGGCCCGGAATCGGCATATTCTGATGGCTGCGCGCGTGGTATGGGGTGGGGAGGAGAGCAGGTGCGCGTCGCCCCAAAGGCGATGGCGAAAATGGCCGGAGGTACACTGGAGTTGCTCGAAGATCTCGTGCGAGTACTCGACGCCGAGGAGTTCTCGGAGCTGTGCCATCATGTCGTGAGGATCGCTCAGAGCAATTCGAGCCTCGAGAGGATTCGCTTTTACCTGGCGCACCCGAAGTCCGACCGGCTCAAGCTCGAGGCGATTGCCGGTGAGCCGGTGGACGGGGCGAGCCAGGAAATCGCTCTGTCCTCACATGCCATGCTTCGGTATTTGGCCTTGCAGGACTGTGGGCCGGTCATGGCGAGTTTCCCGCCGTCTGCTGCGGTGGGAGGCGGACCTAAGCCGATACCCGCTTGCATTGTACCCTTCCGGCTGCCCAGTGCTCATTTCGGCGTAATTGTGGGGGAAAACCTTTCCGGGCGAGCAATCTGTGATTACGAGGCGCGTCTGCTAAAGACCCTGGCGAGTTTCGCGGCCGCCGGGATGAGGCGCTCCGTGGTCGGGGAGCTGGGCATCGGTACGGTGTCCGTGGTATCCCACGAACTGCGCTCGCCGCTCACAGCCATCGTGGCCTTTACCGAAATGCTCCTCGACGGTGACGCAGGCCCCCTGACACCCCAGCAGGAGCATTACATGCGCAGGATCCGCGAAGGCGCGGCGAACCTTTGCAAGATCGTGGAGGACTTGCTGCAACTCACGCGGTTGGTCCAGGGGAATGCGCCTATTGAACTATCAGTGGTGGAGACGCGAGGGTTCATTCGCGATACGGTGATCAATTTCGAACCGCTTGCCCAGGCGAAGGGGATCTCGCTGCGCATCAAGCTCCCCCCCCGAATTGCCTTGTCTGACCACCGATAGGGAACGACTGCGCCAGGCGCTGGGCAATCTGATCGACAATGCCATCAAGTACAGTCCGGCAGGCAGCAGGGTGACGGTGCAGGCAAATGTGGACAATGGGCAGTTATGCATCGCGGTGGCCGACGAAGGCCCCGGCATTGCCCCGGATGTGCAGCCTAAGGTCTTCGATGCCTTCTACCGCTACCACCAGGACGATGCGGTGCCGCAGCAGAAGGGTTCCGGCCTGGGGCTCACCGTGGTCCAGTGCATCGTTCGCCTGCTGGGAGCGGAAGTGGGGTTGCAGAGCACCCCGGGCAAGGGCTCGACCTTCAGCCTGCTGTTCCCATTGTGCGACGCCATTCAGGATGATTGCTCCGGAGATGTCGGGGCTTTCTGTGAACAAAAAACCGAATAGAAACGGGGAGGGGCATCGTGCCGGATCAGCGCATTCTAATTATTGAAGATGATCCCGGAGCGGCAGACGCCGTGGCCGAGAAGGCCAAGATTGCGGGATTTCAGACCCATATTGAGAACACAGGTATGGGCGGGCTGTCTGCTTTCGAGCGGCTCGAACCGGCTCTGGTTGTGCTCGACCTGGGTCTGCCGGACATGGATGGGGTGGAGATCTGCCGGACGATTCGCGGGAAGTCTCGCGTGCCGGTGATCATGCTCACTGCCAAGGCCGAGGAAGTGGACCGCATCATCGGCCTGGAAATGGGAGCGGATGATTACGTCACAAAGCCCTTCAGCCCGAAGGAGTTGATCTCCCGCATCCGCGCGGTGCTGCGGCGGACGGAAGAGGGCGCCATTCCGACGCCCGGGGAGACCAATTACAGCGCGGCGGGAATCGAGCTGGATGAGCGGCGGCATGAAGTGACCGTGGATGGGAAACTGGTGGAGCTGACGCCCATCGAGTTCAAGCTGCTCTTGGCGCTTATGCGTCACGCCGGCCAGGTGATGAGCCGCGAGCGGCTCACCGAGCGGGTGTGGGGCTACGAAGGCTACAGCTCAAATCTGCTGGAAATCCACATCGGCAATTTGCGCAAGAAAATCGAGGACGACCCGCGTCACCCAAGACGGTTGATCACGGTGCGCGGATATGGGTACAAGATAATGCGTGAAGTGAGCTGATGGATTGGCCTGCTTCCGTGGAGGCTTTTGCATGACCGAGGGATTCGCACTTATCGTGGAGGACAGCGAATACCTGGCTGAGATGCTTGCCGAAGTCGTAAAGGATATGGGCTACAGCTTTCGCATAGTCGGATCGGGGGAAGCCGCGCTAGAGGCATTGGGCGAGCGGGTTCCTGATTTCGTGCTGCTTGACTGGATTCTGCCGGGCCTCCAAGGGATCGACGTGCTGGACGCTATTCGCAAGCGACTGCAGTTGAAGGTGCCGGTGCTCATGCTCACTGCCAAGGGCGACGTTGACGCCCGGGTGATGGGCCTGGAGACCGGTGCGGATGACTACATGCCCAAACCGGTGCACATGAAGGAACTGCAGGCCCGGATACTCGCGGTGTTGCGTCGGAGGGAACAGCTGGATCGAGGGAATGGCGATTCAATGGGTTTCGCGTAGGCAAAACGCGCGAAAATCCCATTTCTCCGCGTAGGAGGGACATCCCATTAATCCGCGTCGGTGCCCCGGGTTGACGCCCCGGGTTGAGTCGGTGCCCCGAATTGGCACCCCGGGTTGACGCACGGGTTGACGCCCCGCGCTGAAGCACGGGGCTGTGGGCCTGCGGCCGAGCGTCCTGAGGGACGCGAAGGCTGAGCGTCCCGCCCGACAGGTCGTTTGCCGTCCAGCCCCGAAGGGGCGTCAGCCTCTTGCCACCAGCGTCAGCTGGTGGAATCAGGCCCCTTCTTCGAGATTACAAGAGCCCCCGAAGGGGGCGGCAGACGCCCCGCGCTGAAGCACGGGGCTAGGGGCCTGCGGCCGGGCGTCCTGCCGGACGCGAAGGCTGAGCGTCCCGCCCGACAGGTCGTTTGCCGTCCAGCCCCGCAGGGGCGGAAGCCCTTTGCCACCAGCGTAAGCTGGTGGAATCAGGGCCCCTCCTTCGAGATTATAAGAGCCCCCGAAGGGGGCGGCAGGTGCCCCGGGTAGACGCCCCGGGTTGATGCCCCGGGTTGAAACCCGGGGCTAGAGGCCTTCGGCCGGGCGTCCTGCCGGACGCGAAGGCTGAGCGTCCCGCCCGACAGGTCGTTTGCCGTCCAGCCCCGAAGGGGCGTCAGCCTCTTGCCACCAGCGTCAGCTGGTGGAATCAGGCCCCTTCTTCGAGATTACAAGAGCCCCCGAAGGGGGCGGCAGACGCCCCGCGCTGAAGCACGGGGCTAGGGGCCTGCGGCCGGGCGTCCTGCCGGACGCGAAGGCTGAGCGTCCCGCCCGATAGGCCGTTGCCGTCCAGCCCCGCAGGGGCGGAAGCCCTTTGCCACCAGCGTAAGCTGGTGGAATCAGGGCCCCTCCTTCGAGATTATAAGAGCCCCCGAAGGGGGCGGCAGGCGTCGGCGTCCAGATCGCCCTGTGAGCGCGTTTCATGGAGCGGGTGGGGGTAAGGGTGCGCCCGGAATCGGGGGTTCTGCGCCGGTGAAGACCCCGTGAGGGGCATCGTTTTCCGGGCAAAAATAGCTTATGATAATGGGTCTTGTGGTAACAAGAAAATGGGATCAAAACCAGCCCATCCTAGCGTCCACCGAGCGACCTCAGTCTTAGCCCGCCCTATGCACAAATCTGGAGGACGCGAAGCGGCAGTGACCTTGGAATAGCCTGGTAGCGAACCATAAAGCCGTTCCCGGGGGGCCCTGCCGTGAATGCACCGTGCTCCATGCAGACCGCCTTCTCCTTCCGCGATAATCGAGAAATTCCCCTGGATTTTGACGGTGGCTAGATCACGTCCGATGCCGGTCTCATCGCCCTGCGCGAGTTCGATATCACGGAAGATGCGATGCAGCGTCGCCGAGTCCGGGGTCGTCAGCCGCTGGATCCCCAATGCCTCGCACACCAGTTCGCCATGATCCCGACCCCACTGCGCAATCGCGTACACGCTGCGCGCGCCACACGCCATCGCGCATACGGCCAACGCCAACACCGACGCCAGGCCATTGCCGTGACGCGCACGGTGTGTTACGCTACTACGCTACACAGTCGTACGACCCAGCTCAGGCACACTGCCTGAGCTGCATCGTACGGCACACAACCGAGAGCGTTCAGGACCGCGCGGCGCCCCACCGGGGAGACGCGAGGCAGTGAAAGCCGAAGCCAGACGCAGACGGCTTGTGTTTTCCGGCTTCTCCGGCCCGGCAGTTCTCGCGCGCAGAAAGGAATGATCCATGGATGGTCGGCTTCGATGACGTCAAGTTCCAGCTTCCAGTTGAACTGGCTCAGCTGTTCGAGGGACGGTCGGGAAGGTTCATCGCCGAGACCCCCCAGGATCTGTTCCTGAGAGCTGCGAGCGACGCGGGCGGGGGCTGGTACGAGGTGGCCTACGACATCCCGGGCACAGGCCGGTACGTGGAAGCCCGGGTCTGCCGTGTGCGTAACGGGCTGGCGGCGAACTACACGGACCCGTACATGCGGCGGCGCGACCCCGACTGCATGGTGATCGGTGATGCCCTGCCCACCGATAAGCCGCGTTTCAGCGATCGCTATGGCCTTGATTTTGAATCCCTCCGCAACGAGACCCTGGCCTGGTTGGCGGATCAGGAGCTTGCGGCGTTCTTTTTCATGGCAGGGGGACCCGCACAAGGCCTGGGCGCAGTGGCCGTGGCTCCCGCAAACGCTGCATTCTTCGCCTACGGCCTGGCCCTGTTGCAGGGCGCAGTCGCCCCTTCTGACCTGCCTGATGATTTCCGGGTGGGTGCCGTGGTGTACGTCGCCCCTCCTTTCCGCCACACCCATTTCGGAGGGCGCCAGGTAGTTGTCCACAACCGCCGCGAGGGATTGCACGAACTGTTTGCGTATAACCTCTATCCGGGGCCAAGTGCGAAGAAGGGTGTCTACGGGGTCCTGCTCAGTCTGGGCGAGGCGGAGCACTGGGTGACTGCCCACTGCTCTGCAGTGCAGTTGGTCACGCCATACGGCAACAAGGTGACCTTCATGCACGAGGGGGCCAGTGGTGGGGGCAAGAGCGAGATGCTCGAGCACTTGCACCGGGAGTCCGACGGACGAGTACTTCTCGGCCGCAACCTGGTGACCGGCGAGGAGCGCCACCTGACCATTCCCCACACGTGCCGTCTGCGTCCCATCGTCGATGATATGGCGCTGTGCCATCCCGGGATCCAGAAGGGGAACGGCAAACTCACCTTACGGGACGCCGAACAGGCGTGGTTCGTGCGCGTGGACCATATCCGTGCTTACGGTACCGATCCTCAACTTGAGAAGACCACAATCCAGCCGAAGGAGCCGCTCCTCTTCCTGAACATAGACGCCGTACCTGAGAGCACGGCGCTGATCTGGGAGCACATCGAGGATGCGCCGGGAATTCCCTGCCCGAACCCCCGTGTTGTCCTGCCGCGCCGCAATGTCCCGGACGTGCTGGATGGCCCCCGGACTGTGGATGTGCGCAGCTTTGGGGTACGCACACCCCCGTGTCGGCGGGGCGAACTCACCTACGGGATCTTGGGACTGTTCCACATCCTGCCCCCGGCCCTCGCGTGGCTGTGGCGTCTGGCCGCACCGCGCGGGCATGAGAACCCGAGCATTGTCCACAGTGAGGGAATGAGCTCGGAGGGCGTCGGCTCCTACTGGCCTTTCGCAGCCGGGCGCCGGGTCGACCACGCCAACTTGCTGCTGGATCAGATCATCGCCGGCACCGAAATGCGCTACGTCCTCATCCCGAATCAGCACATCGGGGCATGGCGCGTGGGATTCATGCCCCAGTGGCTTACCCGGGAGTATCTGGCGCGCCGGGGTGCGGCATGGTTCGGTCCGGAAGACGTGCGGCCGGCGCGATGCCCGCTCCTCGGCTACGTCCCCAACACCGTAGTGCTTGAGGGGCAGACCATCCCGCCTCACCTACTGCACGTCGACCAGCAACCCGAGGTGGGGGAGCTGGCTTATGACCACGGCAGCGAGTTGCTGACCCAGTTCTTCGAACGCGAACTCTCCCAGTTCCTGGTGGATGACCTGCACCCGCTGGGCCGCCAGATCATCGAGAGCTGCCTCGCTGGGGCGGATGTTGAGACGTATAGCTCTCTGTGCGACGCGCCGGTCCTTCTGGATGAGTGATGGGTTCCATGGCCCATATGCGTCCAGCCGTCTTTCTTGACCGTGATGGCACCATTATCGAGGACCGGGGTCATCTCAACAGCCCCGACCAGGTGCGGTTCATTCCCGGCGCCTGCGAGGCGTTGCGGGAACTGCAGTCGCGCTACCTGCTTTTCATCGTGACGAATCAGGGAGGCATTGGACAGGGCATAGTGAGTTGGGATGATGTGAACCGGGTGAATGCGCACGTTGCCGGCGAACTCCGGCGTTGGGGTGTGCAGATCGCCGAGACGTACGTGTGCCCCCACTCCAGGGATCAGGGTTGCAGGTGTATCAAGCCGGAGCCGTTCTTCCTCCACCGGGCCGCGGAAGACCACAGCGTTGATCTTGCACACTCATTTACCGTGGGCGACCACCCCCACGACGTAGAGCTTGCATCGCGTGCAGGGGCCTGCGCCGGTATCTTCGTGCTCACAGGCCACGGTGAGAAGCATCGCGGCGAACTGCCTCCGGAGGCCACGGTGGTCGCGGACATCGGCGCCGCCGCGAGGATGATCGTGATGTGGAACGATAGGAGGTCGGGATGATACAGTGGCGCGGCGTGTTGAGTGTCGCGGCCGCATTGGCCATCCAGTTCTGCAATGGCGGCCTGTATGCCTGGAGCAGTTTCGTGCCGGCTCTGATTGATCAGTACGGGCTCTCGGCCACTCAGTGCGCGCTCATCTTCAGCACCACCATGGCTTTCTTCGTATCCGCAATGGTCCTCGGGGGTGCAATGCAGGAGCGCCATGGCCCGCGCAGGTTGGTTTTTCTCAGTGGCCTGCTCTTCGCGGCCGGGTACCTCATCGCAGCCCGGTCGGGCGGGTACTTGCCGGCTCTCCTAATAGGGATAGGATGCCTGGGAGGCACGGCCATTGGTCTGGGTTACGTCTGCGCCCTGAGCACAGGGCCGCGGTGGTTCCCAGATCGCCCGGGGCTGGTGACAGGTATCGTGGTAGCGAGCTTCGGCGCGTCGGGCATGGTGGTGTCTCAGGTGGCCACGGCGATGCTCGCGCGAGGTATCGACGTGCTGAGCATCCTGGGACAGATAGGGGGCGTCTATGCCGCGGTGGTGCTGCTGGCTGGCGCAGCTCTCTCTGTGCCGAACCGCGATTCCGGTCAACGTATGGCGAAGTGTGTGGTCCGACCCTGGCAGATCCTGAGCGAGCCGAAGGTACTTTCTCTGTCGGTCGGGATGTTCTGCGGGACATTCGGGGGACTACTGGCGATCAGCAATCTCAAGCCGCTGGTGATGTCCTGCGGGGGTTCACCATCGGTGGCCGCCTGGGCAGTCGGGGCCTTTGCGGTGGGCAACGCGCTGGGCCGTGTCCTGTGGGGATGGCTTGCGGATCGCATCGGCAAGGCTGCGGTGCCGGCCTCGCTGGCTTCACTGGCGGCGGCCCTCTTCCTGCTTCAGCACCCCGTCGCGCAATACTCCCTGACTTGGACCTGTGCGGGTCTCGGGACCTGCTTCGGCGCTGCCTTCGTTGTCTATGCTACGGAGGTGGCGCGCAGCTATGGTCGCGCAGCCCTGGGTCTGGTCTACCCTTGGGTCTTTCTGAGTTACGGGCTGGCGGGGGTGACCGGGCCTGCGCTGGGGGGCTTGCTCGCCGATGCGCTGGGTCAATTCCGGACGGCTACACTGATTGGCGCCGCAGTCGCAGCCGC is a genomic window of Armatimonadota bacterium containing:
- a CDS encoding ATP-binding protein, producing the protein MPCLTTDRERLRQALGNLIDNAIKYSPAGSRVTVQANVDNGQLCIAVADEGPGIAPDVQPKVFDAFYRYHQDDAVPQQKGSGLGLTVVQCIVRLLGAEVGLQSTPGKGSTFSLLFPLCDAIQDDCSGDVGAFCEQKTE
- a CDS encoding response regulator transcription factor, whose amino-acid sequence is MPDQRILIIEDDPGAADAVAEKAKIAGFQTHIENTGMGGLSAFERLEPALVVLDLGLPDMDGVEICRTIRGKSRVPVIMLTAKAEEVDRIIGLEMGADDYVTKPFSPKELISRIRAVLRRTEEGAIPTPGETNYSAAGIELDERRHEVTVDGKLVELTPIEFKLLLALMRHAGQVMSRERLTERVWGYEGYSSNLLEIHIGNLRKKIEDDPRHPRRLITVRGYGYKIMREVS
- a CDS encoding response regulator, coding for MTEGFALIVEDSEYLAEMLAEVVKDMGYSFRIVGSGEAALEALGERVPDFVLLDWILPGLQGIDVLDAIRKRLQLKVPVLMLTAKGDVDARVMGLETGADDYMPKPVHMKELQARILAVLRRREQLDRGNGDSMGFA
- a CDS encoding transposase family protein; translation: MAVCAMACGARSVYAIAQWGRDHGELVCEALGIQRLTTPDSATLHRIFRDIELAQGDETGIGRDLATVKIQGNFSIIAEGEGGLHGARCIHGRAPRERLYGSLPGYSKVTAASRPPDLCIGRAKTEVARWTLGWAGFDPIFLLPQDPLS
- a CDS encoding DUF4914 family protein, translated to MVGFDDVKFQLPVELAQLFEGRSGRFIAETPQDLFLRAASDAGGGWYEVAYDIPGTGRYVEARVCRVRNGLAANYTDPYMRRRDPDCMVIGDALPTDKPRFSDRYGLDFESLRNETLAWLADQELAAFFFMAGGPAQGLGAVAVAPANAAFFAYGLALLQGAVAPSDLPDDFRVGAVVYVAPPFRHTHFGGRQVVVHNRREGLHELFAYNLYPGPSAKKGVYGVLLSLGEAEHWVTAHCSAVQLVTPYGNKVTFMHEGASGGGKSEMLEHLHRESDGRVLLGRNLVTGEERHLTIPHTCRLRPIVDDMALCHPGIQKGNGKLTLRDAEQAWFVRVDHIRAYGTDPQLEKTTIQPKEPLLFLNIDAVPESTALIWEHIEDAPGIPCPNPRVVLPRRNVPDVLDGPRTVDVRSFGVRTPPCRRGELTYGILGLFHILPPALAWLWRLAAPRGHENPSIVHSEGMSSEGVGSYWPFAAGRRVDHANLLLDQIIAGTEMRYVLIPNQHIGAWRVGFMPQWLTREYLARRGAAWFGPEDVRPARCPLLGYVPNTVVLEGQTIPPHLLHVDQQPEVGELAYDHGSELLTQFFERELSQFLVDDLHPLGRQIIESCLAGADVETYSSLCDAPVLLDE
- a CDS encoding HAD family hydrolase: MAHMRPAVFLDRDGTIIEDRGHLNSPDQVRFIPGACEALRELQSRYLLFIVTNQGGIGQGIVSWDDVNRVNAHVAGELRRWGVQIAETYVCPHSRDQGCRCIKPEPFFLHRAAEDHSVDLAHSFTVGDHPHDVELASRAGACAGIFVLTGHGEKHRGELPPEATVVADIGAAARMIVMWNDRRSG
- a CDS encoding MFS transporter: MIQWRGVLSVAAALAIQFCNGGLYAWSSFVPALIDQYGLSATQCALIFSTTMAFFVSAMVLGGAMQERHGPRRLVFLSGLLFAAGYLIAARSGGYLPALLIGIGCLGGTAIGLGYVCALSTGPRWFPDRPGLVTGIVVASFGASGMVVSQVATAMLARGIDVLSILGQIGGVYAAVVLLAGAALSVPNRDSGQRMAKCVVRPWQILSEPKVLSLSVGMFCGTFGGLLAISNLKPLVMSCGGSPSVAAWAVGAFAVGNALGRVLWGWLADRIGKAAVPASLASLAAALFLLQHPVAQYSLTWTCAGLGTCFGAAFVVYATEVARSYGRAALGLVYPWVFLSYGLAGVTGPALGGLLADALGQFRTATLIGAAVAAAGIPATYLLSRLSPHGHAESCGDRLARLIG